In a single window of the Arachis hypogaea cultivar Tifrunner chromosome 6, arahy.Tifrunner.gnm2.J5K5, whole genome shotgun sequence genome:
- the LOC112755558 gene encoding endoribonuclease YBEY, chloroplastic isoform X2 — protein sequence MLPRFSQLLLRPHSQSHLQRIMPRAITCSTQCHYTSSSSSHYSRFATPSNSRRSSLSLPSKCSSLFARGFHALCERNEAKKKRLGLVGAVRAGQREYRKLRRRAPKAKAKPKELELCVDICIEEDLPDDPEVLSIAELLRLNAPMAMKLAFDGLKDSRYKTRDAAIDDVGGFESVELSLLLCNDEFIRKLNKEWRDEDHATDVLSMSQHIPGLKLPILMLGDIVISVETAARQAEERGHTLVDEIRILMVHGLLHLLGFDHELSEEAEVEMEKEEELLLKSLGWKGKGLIKSTHEAEINSTSHHHSSDDRKKDGSLRFYKPKFSYIFCDMDGTLLNSKSQISPATAQALREATSRGVKIVIATGKARPAVIDVFKMVDLAGKDGIVSEFSPGVFLQGLLVYGRQGKEIFRSNLDLSVCREACLYSLENKIPLIAFCEGRCLTLFHDPLVDSLHTTYHEPKAEIMPSIEHLLASADIQKMIFLDTAKSVASTIRPYWSEATKDRATVVQAVPDMLEIVPLGTSKGNGVKILLDHLGVTPKEIMAIGDGENDVEMLELASVGIALSNGAEKTKAVANIIGCSNDEDGVADAIYRYAF from the exons ATGCTTCCCCGCTTCTCTCAACTGCTTCTCCGCCCTCACTCTCAATCTCATCTACAAAGAATCATGCCACGTGCCATCACGTGCTCCACCCAATGCCATTatacctcttcttcctcttcgcaTTATTCCCGTTTCGCTACTCCCTCTAACTCTCGGCGTTCTTCCCTTTCTCTGCCTTCGAAATGCTCTTCGCTGTTTGCTCGTGGGTTCCACGCTCTGTGCGAAAGAAACGAAGCCAAGAAGAAGCGGTTAGGATTGGTTGGCGCGGTTCGCGCGGGGCAGAGGGAGTATCGGAAGCTGAGGAGGCGAGCGCCGAAGGCGAAAGCGAAACCAAAGGAGTTAGAACTCTGCGTTGACATTTGCATCGAAGAAGATTTGCCTGATGATCCTGAAGTCTTG AGCATTGCGGAACTGCTTCGTCTGAATGCTCCAATGGCAATGAAGCTTGCATTTGATGGTTTGAAAGATTCACGGTATAAAACTAGAGATGCTGCTATAGATGATGTTGGCGGGTTTGAAAGCGTAGAATTATCATTGCTTCTTTGCAATGATGAGTTTATTCGAAAACTTAATAAGGAATGGAGAGATGAGGATCATGCTACTGATGTTCTATCAATGTCGCAACATATTCCTGGTCTTAAGCTGCCAATT CTAATGTTGGGTGATATTGTAATTTCTGTTGAGACAGCTGCAAGACAAGCAGAGGAAAGAGGGCACACTCTTGTTGATGAGATCCGTATCCTCATG GTTCATGGCTTGTTACATCTTTTGGGATTTGATCATGAATTAAGTGAAGAGGCTGAAGTAGAAATGGAGAAAGAGGAGGAGCTTCTTTTAAAGAGTCTTGGATGGAAAGGAAAAGGGCTAATAAAGAGCACACATGAAGCTGAAATAAATTCAACTTCTCACCATCACAGTTCTGATG ACAGGAAGAAAGATGGCAGTCTTAGATTTTACAAACCAAAGTTCAGCTATATCTTCTGCGATATGGATG GAACACTGCTTAACAGCAAAAGTCAAATCAGTCCTGCAACTGCCCAGGCCTTGAGAGAGGCCACTTCAAGGGGTGTGAAAATTGTGATAGCTACTGGAAAA GCTCGTCCAGCTGTGATAGATGTTTTTAAGATGGTGGATTTAGCTGGAAAAGATGGGATTGTTTCAGAATTTTCTCCTGGGGTTTTCTTACAG GGGTTGCTTGTTTATGGTAGACAAGGGAAGGAAATATTTAGGAGCAACTTAGATCTGAGCGTTTGTCGAGAG GCATGTCTTTACTCATTGGAGAATAAGATTCCACTTATTGCATTCTGTGAAGGCCGCTGCCTCACCCTTTTTCATGACCCACTTGTTGATTCACTGCATACAACATACCATGAACCAAAG GCTGAGATCATGCCTTCCATCGAACATCTTCTGGCTTCCGCTGACATACAG AAAATGATTTTCTTGGACACTGCGAAGAGTGTGGCTAGTACTATACGGCCATACTGGTCAGAGGCAACAAAAGATCGTGCAACTGTTGTTCAAGCTGTGCCAGATATGCTGGAGATTGTTCCATTAGGAACATCCAAAGGGAATGGGGTGAAAATTTTGCTAGATCATCTTGGGGTGACTCCTAAGGAG ATAATGGCTATTGGTGATGGAGAAAATGATGTCGAGATGCTCGAGTTAGCTTCCGTAGGCATTGCACTCAGCAATGGAGCAGAGAAGACGAAAGCTGTGGCCAACATAATTGGTTGCAGCAATGATGAAGATGGGGTAGCAGACGCTATCTACCGGTATGCATTCTGA
- the LOC112755558 gene encoding endoribonuclease YBEY, chloroplastic isoform X1, which produces MLPRFSQLLLRPHSQSHLQRIMPRAITCSTQCHYTSSSSSHYSRFATPSNSRRSSLSLPSKCSSLFARGFHALCERNEAKKKRLGLVGAVRAGQREYRKLRRRAPKAKAKPKELELCVDICIEEDLPDDPEVLSIAELLRLNAPMAMKLAFDGLKDSRYKTRDAAIDDVGGFESVELSLLLCNDEFIRKLNKEWRDEDHATDVLSMSQHIPGLKLPILMLGDIVISVETAARQAEERGHTLVDEIRILMVHGLLHLLGFDHELSEEAEVEMEKEEELLLKSLGWKGKGLIKSTHEAEINSTSHHHSSDDQLSKDRKKDGSLRFYKPKFSYIFCDMDGTLLNSKSQISPATAQALREATSRGVKIVIATGKARPAVIDVFKMVDLAGKDGIVSEFSPGVFLQGLLVYGRQGKEIFRSNLDLSVCREACLYSLENKIPLIAFCEGRCLTLFHDPLVDSLHTTYHEPKAEIMPSIEHLLASADIQKMIFLDTAKSVASTIRPYWSEATKDRATVVQAVPDMLEIVPLGTSKGNGVKILLDHLGVTPKEIMAIGDGENDVEMLELASVGIALSNGAEKTKAVANIIGCSNDEDGVADAIYRYAF; this is translated from the exons ATGCTTCCCCGCTTCTCTCAACTGCTTCTCCGCCCTCACTCTCAATCTCATCTACAAAGAATCATGCCACGTGCCATCACGTGCTCCACCCAATGCCATTatacctcttcttcctcttcgcaTTATTCCCGTTTCGCTACTCCCTCTAACTCTCGGCGTTCTTCCCTTTCTCTGCCTTCGAAATGCTCTTCGCTGTTTGCTCGTGGGTTCCACGCTCTGTGCGAAAGAAACGAAGCCAAGAAGAAGCGGTTAGGATTGGTTGGCGCGGTTCGCGCGGGGCAGAGGGAGTATCGGAAGCTGAGGAGGCGAGCGCCGAAGGCGAAAGCGAAACCAAAGGAGTTAGAACTCTGCGTTGACATTTGCATCGAAGAAGATTTGCCTGATGATCCTGAAGTCTTG AGCATTGCGGAACTGCTTCGTCTGAATGCTCCAATGGCAATGAAGCTTGCATTTGATGGTTTGAAAGATTCACGGTATAAAACTAGAGATGCTGCTATAGATGATGTTGGCGGGTTTGAAAGCGTAGAATTATCATTGCTTCTTTGCAATGATGAGTTTATTCGAAAACTTAATAAGGAATGGAGAGATGAGGATCATGCTACTGATGTTCTATCAATGTCGCAACATATTCCTGGTCTTAAGCTGCCAATT CTAATGTTGGGTGATATTGTAATTTCTGTTGAGACAGCTGCAAGACAAGCAGAGGAAAGAGGGCACACTCTTGTTGATGAGATCCGTATCCTCATG GTTCATGGCTTGTTACATCTTTTGGGATTTGATCATGAATTAAGTGAAGAGGCTGAAGTAGAAATGGAGAAAGAGGAGGAGCTTCTTTTAAAGAGTCTTGGATGGAAAGGAAAAGGGCTAATAAAGAGCACACATGAAGCTGAAATAAATTCAACTTCTCACCATCACAGTTCTGATG ATCAACTGTCAAAAGACAGGAAGAAAGATGGCAGTCTTAGATTTTACAAACCAAAGTTCAGCTATATCTTCTGCGATATGGATG GAACACTGCTTAACAGCAAAAGTCAAATCAGTCCTGCAACTGCCCAGGCCTTGAGAGAGGCCACTTCAAGGGGTGTGAAAATTGTGATAGCTACTGGAAAA GCTCGTCCAGCTGTGATAGATGTTTTTAAGATGGTGGATTTAGCTGGAAAAGATGGGATTGTTTCAGAATTTTCTCCTGGGGTTTTCTTACAG GGGTTGCTTGTTTATGGTAGACAAGGGAAGGAAATATTTAGGAGCAACTTAGATCTGAGCGTTTGTCGAGAG GCATGTCTTTACTCATTGGAGAATAAGATTCCACTTATTGCATTCTGTGAAGGCCGCTGCCTCACCCTTTTTCATGACCCACTTGTTGATTCACTGCATACAACATACCATGAACCAAAG GCTGAGATCATGCCTTCCATCGAACATCTTCTGGCTTCCGCTGACATACAG AAAATGATTTTCTTGGACACTGCGAAGAGTGTGGCTAGTACTATACGGCCATACTGGTCAGAGGCAACAAAAGATCGTGCAACTGTTGTTCAAGCTGTGCCAGATATGCTGGAGATTGTTCCATTAGGAACATCCAAAGGGAATGGGGTGAAAATTTTGCTAGATCATCTTGGGGTGACTCCTAAGGAG ATAATGGCTATTGGTGATGGAGAAAATGATGTCGAGATGCTCGAGTTAGCTTCCGTAGGCATTGCACTCAGCAATGGAGCAGAGAAGACGAAAGCTGTGGCCAACATAATTGGTTGCAGCAATGATGAAGATGGGGTAGCAGACGCTATCTACCGGTATGCATTCTGA